The Clostridia bacterium genome includes a window with the following:
- a CDS encoding UDP-glucose/GDP-mannose dehydrogenase family protein, translating into MRISIIGTGYVGLVSGVCLASKGHDVICVDKLDSIVAKINKGEPPIYEEGLEPLLKETVTGKKLIATMDMAYAVSNSEVSIIAVGTPYVGDSIDLTYIKEAAAEIGAVLRNKKEYHVVCVKSTVVPTTTDSIVRKVLEQSSGKKAGEFGLVMNPEFLKEGEALEDFLKPDRIVIGAFDEKSFETFKKVYENCFDAPIIKVNPRTAEMIKYASNSLLATLISFSNEIAAISEEVGNIDSAEVLECVNLDKRISPRINRNLIKPGITRYIKSSRGFGGSCFPKDVKAIIAFSEDCGYTPKILKSAIEVNELQAMRMLGILKRELLELKDKNIAVLGLAFKANTDDVRESQSIKLVKELIREHARIKCHDPIAIENAKKELQNNPAVLMTDNYEEALKGADAAVIMTDWQSIVNIPLNRYAELMKNPLIVDGCRVLSKLDAESYGVRYVGIGLNKK; encoded by the coding sequence ATGAGGATATCAATTATAGGAACAGGTTATGTAGGTTTGGTTTCCGGAGTTTGTCTGGCATCGAAAGGCCATGATGTGATTTGTGTAGACAAATTGGATAGTATAGTCGCAAAAATAAATAAAGGTGAACCTCCCATCTATGAGGAAGGTCTGGAACCGCTGCTTAAAGAAACTGTCACTGGCAAGAAGCTGATTGCGACAATGGACATGGCGTATGCAGTCAGTAATTCCGAGGTATCAATAATTGCAGTTGGAACGCCTTATGTTGGCGATAGTATAGACCTGACATATATAAAAGAGGCAGCTGCAGAAATCGGAGCAGTGCTTAGAAACAAAAAAGAATACCACGTAGTTTGTGTCAAAAGTACAGTGGTGCCAACTACAACAGATTCTATTGTACGAAAAGTACTGGAGCAGTCATCAGGCAAAAAGGCAGGGGAGTTCGGATTGGTGATGAATCCTGAGTTCCTAAAGGAAGGAGAAGCCTTGGAGGATTTTTTGAAACCTGACAGGATCGTAATCGGGGCTTTTGATGAAAAGAGCTTTGAAACATTTAAGAAAGTATATGAGAACTGTTTTGATGCACCAATCATTAAAGTAAATCCAAGGACGGCTGAAATGATAAAGTATGCTTCAAACTCCTTGCTTGCAACCCTAATATCTTTCTCAAACGAAATCGCCGCCATATCTGAGGAAGTTGGCAACATTGATTCTGCAGAAGTACTTGAGTGCGTGAATCTGGATAAGCGCATTTCTCCCAGGATCAATAGAAATCTGATCAAGCCGGGTATAACCAGATATATAAAGTCAAGTCGGGGTTTCGGAGGAAGCTGCTTTCCAAAAGACGTGAAAGCGATTATAGCATTTTCAGAGGATTGTGGCTATACCCCCAAAATACTTAAATCTGCAATTGAAGTAAACGAATTGCAAGCCATGAGAATGTTGGGCATCCTTAAAAGAGAGCTTTTAGAACTCAAGGATAAAAATATAGCTGTTCTTGGCCTTGCTTTCAAGGCCAATACAGATGACGTGAGGGAGTCTCAATCCATAAAGCTTGTAAAAGAGCTGATACGAGAACATGCCAGAATAAAATGTCATGATCCGATTGCTATAGAAAATGCGAAAAAGGAATTACAGAACAACCCTGCAGTTTTGATGACTGATAATTATGAAGAGGCACTTAAAGGAGCAGATGCAGCAGTAATCATGACGGATTGGCAGAGTATCGTAAACATACCATTAAATCGTTATGCTGAGCTTATGAAAAATCCGCTGATTGTAGACGGCTGCAGAGTATTGAGCAAATTGGATGCAGAAAGTTACGGAGTAAGATATGTTGGCATCGGATTAAACAAAAAGTAA
- a CDS encoding glycosyltransferase: MNTAICAIISKTRLHQALAMHESIMNYNSSYWFYLFCVDDEAYELLSRMTLNRTTVINYSNINDERLIEAKKERELSQYCWTLKPYAILHIFNEFDNIHRVVYVDTDIYFYRDPETIFENAPEWSVLYTTHKVNDLANGGFVCFKRDRTGLSALEWWKEQCTKWCSAYYDEHGNLGDQGYINSFKQMYSKIHCSELPGVNVAPWNQHLLKFEYRDGKIYVDGTGLIFFHFSCLRMFNKWDYWIGFNVTPINYIYEPYIDVLRKKIDVIETLSPGFSKNFF; the protein is encoded by the coding sequence TTGAATACAGCAATCTGTGCGATAATTTCCAAAACGAGACTACATCAAGCACTGGCAATGCATGAGTCAATAATGAACTATAATTCATCCTATTGGTTTTATTTATTCTGTGTGGATGATGAAGCATATGAGTTGCTCAGTAGAATGACTTTGAATAGGACGACCGTTATTAACTATTCAAACATTAATGATGAGAGGCTCATAGAAGCTAAGAAGGAAAGAGAATTGAGCCAATATTGTTGGACTTTGAAGCCTTACGCGATACTTCATATTTTCAATGAATTTGACAATATTCACCGAGTAGTCTATGTAGATACAGATATTTATTTTTACAGAGATCCGGAAACAATTTTCGAAAACGCACCTGAATGGTCAGTGCTATATACGACGCACAAAGTTAATGATTTGGCGAATGGGGGTTTTGTCTGCTTCAAGAGGGACCGCACAGGCCTTTCTGCACTTGAATGGTGGAAGGAACAATGCACAAAGTGGTGCAGTGCATATTATGATGAGCATGGTAATCTTGGAGACCAAGGTTACATAAATAGTTTTAAACAAATGTATAGTAAAATACATTGTTCGGAGCTGCCCGGTGTGAATGTGGCTCCATGGAACCAGCATTTACTAAAGTTTGAATACAGGGATGGAAAGATATATGTTGATGGAACCGGGCTGATATTTTTTCACTTCAGTTGCTTAAGAATGTTTAATAAATGGGATTACTGGATAGGGTTTAATGTAACACCGATAAATTACATTTATGAACCGTATATTGATGTACTAAGAAAAAAAATCGATGTTATTGAAACACTGTCTCCGGGTTTCTCAAAAAATTTCTTTTAG
- a CDS encoding sugar phosphate nucleotidyltransferase, with amino-acid sequence MKVVLLCGGMGTRIKEITEDIPKPLIRVGGKPIIWHIMKIYSKYGFNDFILPIGYKGEKIKEYFAGSLWRNSDCIIENTSDDISIKPLQSTEKWKITLIDTGEATMTGSRIKLIEPYIDENEFMLTYGDGLADINICELVEFHRNKGKIATLTGIMPKSQYGILKVKDDIVYEFVEKPQTDQIINGGYFVLNKEVFNYIDDDNGRCIFEQEPLAKLVAAGQLSVYLHKEFWMSIDTYKDYSTLNDNWEVIRKKLY; translated from the coding sequence TTGAAAGTAGTATTACTTTGTGGGGGAATGGGCACTAGGATTAAAGAAATTACTGAAGATATACCAAAGCCTTTAATTAGAGTAGGCGGCAAACCGATTATCTGGCATATCATGAAAATATACAGCAAGTATGGATTTAATGATTTTATACTACCGATTGGATATAAGGGGGAAAAAATAAAGGAATACTTTGCTGGTAGCTTGTGGAGAAATAGTGATTGCATAATCGAAAATACATCTGATGACATCAGCATAAAGCCGCTTCAAAGTACGGAGAAGTGGAAGATAACATTAATCGATACAGGTGAAGCCACCATGACAGGAAGCCGAATTAAATTGATTGAACCTTATATTGATGAAAATGAATTCATGCTGACATATGGTGACGGTTTAGCTGATATAAATATCTGCGAACTGGTAGAATTCCATAGAAACAAAGGTAAAATTGCCACACTGACAGGCATAATGCCCAAAAGTCAATATGGAATACTTAAGGTGAAAGACGATATTGTGTATGAATTCGTAGAAAAGCCTCAAACAGATCAGATCATTAACGGCGGGTATTTTGTGCTGAATAAAGAAGTATTCAATTATATTGATGATGACAATGGCAGATGCATCTTTGAGCAAGAGCCTTTGGCAAAGCTTGTTGCTGCAGGACAGTTATCGGTTTACCTGCATAAAGAGTTTTGGATGTCGATAGATACTTACAAGGACTATTCGACACTCAATGATAACTGGGAGGTAATCAGAAAGAAGCTATATTAA
- a CDS encoding NAD-dependent epimerase/dehydratase family protein has translation MYFNNIILDDMKTIYHDLMDKLDKIEGTKWLISGGGGFIGAYFLDFIDYCNQNVFKTPATVICIENYKTGTLDRIKHLQSNENFRFINIDISKTFDIDTDIDYIVHAASIASPTFYRKYPIETIETNVWGLKNLLELAKNKNIKSMLFFSTSEIYGNPTNEYIPTPETYNGNVSCTGPRACYDESKRLGETLCVNYCNQHKLPVKIVRPFNVYGPGLRIDDKRVIPDFFHDAFQANNINILSDGAPTRSFCYISDAVSGFLRALLSDCDGEAFNIGNDEIEISMIDLAEMVADIVGNTTVEYNRSSESEYLIDNPQRRCPDLSKAKRLIGYKPHISLDEGLKKLKDWYRHTYNI, from the coding sequence ATGTATTTCAACAATATCATATTAGACGATATGAAAACCATATATCATGATTTAATGGATAAGTTAGATAAAATCGAAGGTACAAAATGGTTGATAAGCGGCGGTGGGGGGTTCATAGGGGCGTACTTTCTAGATTTTATTGATTATTGCAACCAGAATGTTTTTAAAACACCTGCTACTGTAATTTGCATTGAGAATTACAAAACAGGAACATTGGATAGAATAAAGCACTTGCAAAGCAATGAGAATTTCCGATTCATCAATATCGATATATCTAAAACATTTGATATAGACACAGATATTGACTATATCGTTCATGCTGCCAGTATCGCTTCCCCTACTTTTTACCGTAAATATCCCATTGAAACGATTGAAACAAATGTTTGGGGTCTCAAGAACCTACTGGAGCTGGCTAAAAACAAGAATATCAAAAGCATGCTTTTCTTTTCCACCAGTGAAATTTATGGGAACCCCACTAATGAATATATTCCTACACCGGAAACCTACAACGGAAATGTATCCTGTACAGGCCCAAGGGCATGCTATGATGAATCAAAAAGACTGGGTGAAACCCTGTGCGTCAACTATTGTAATCAGCACAAACTGCCTGTAAAGATTGTGAGACCGTTCAATGTATATGGGCCAGGGCTTAGAATAGACGATAAAAGAGTAATACCTGATTTTTTCCATGATGCCTTTCAGGCAAATAATATTAATATTTTAAGCGATGGAGCACCTACAAGAAGCTTCTGTTACATTAGCGATGCCGTAAGCGGTTTTCTGAGGGCTTTGTTATCGGATTGCGATGGAGAGGCGTTCAATATCGGTAATGATGAAATTGAGATATCTATGATTGATCTAGCGGAGATGGTAGCCGATATCGTCGGAAATACAACGGTTGAATATAATAGAAGCAGTGAAAGCGAATATCTTATAGATAATCCTCAAAGAAGGTGTCCTGATTTAAGCAAAGCAAAAAGACTGATCGGTTATAAGCCGCACATATCTCTGGATGAAGGATTAAAAAAATTAAAAGATTGGTATAGGCACACTTATAATATTTGA
- a CDS encoding NAD(P)-dependent oxidoreductase, whose protein sequence is MVDLSLNNKKVLITGANGFLGSHIVKRTVAQNADTTIIVRENSDLWRIEDELKFLNIYKTDIRNLESLSKCIETVKPDVVFHMAAYGVDSRQNDFYTAINSNLLGTVNLLNVLGKTGCEKFINTGTSMQYGNKEGMIDESTCYTPKNIYGSTKATATIMGHQIADNMGLDIVTIIPFGVFGEKEGSHKFFPQVILSVLNGKDVDLTLCEQCRDYCYVENIVDGFLMAAKAKHVKNEIFNIGSGVTHPLKYYVDLIIKEMNTNVKANYGILEYRKNDLWNPLPKVDKVKNILGWYPAIQIDEGIRRTISWYLNNYKKYEMRGR, encoded by the coding sequence ATGGTTGATCTTAGTTTAAACAATAAGAAAGTATTGATTACAGGGGCTAACGGCTTTCTGGGCTCGCATATCGTTAAAAGAACGGTCGCCCAGAATGCTGATACCACAATAATTGTCCGTGAGAATTCAGACCTTTGGAGAATTGAAGACGAACTTAAATTTCTTAATATCTATAAAACCGACATTAGAAATCTTGAATCCCTAAGCAAATGCATCGAAACTGTAAAGCCAGACGTTGTATTTCATATGGCAGCATATGGAGTAGATTCAAGACAAAATGATTTTTATACGGCTATAAATTCAAATCTGTTAGGTACTGTTAATTTGCTGAATGTTTTAGGAAAAACAGGCTGTGAAAAATTCATAAATACAGGAACAAGCATGCAGTATGGAAATAAGGAAGGAATGATAGACGAAAGTACTTGCTATACGCCAAAGAATATTTATGGTAGTACGAAAGCCACAGCAACGATTATGGGTCACCAGATTGCTGATAATATGGGTCTAGACATAGTCACAATAATACCCTTTGGTGTATTTGGCGAAAAAGAAGGAAGCCATAAGTTTTTCCCTCAGGTCATCTTATCCGTATTAAACGGCAAGGACGTTGATTTGACATTGTGTGAGCAATGCCGTGATTATTGCTATGTAGAAAACATTGTTGACGGATTCCTGATGGCAGCTAAAGCAAAGCATGTAAAGAATGAGATCTTTAATATTGGAAGCGGAGTGACACATCCGTTAAAATATTATGTGGACTTGATCATCAAAGAAATGAATACAAATGTAAAAGCCAATTACGGAATATTGGAATATAGAAAAAATGATTTATGGAATCCATTACCTAAGGTTGATAAAGTAAAGAATATCCTGGGGTGGTATCCAGCTATTCAAATCGATGAGGGTATAAGAAGAACAATAAGTTGGTACTTGAACAATTATAAAAAATACGAAATGAGAGGTAGATAG